The stretch of DNA GTATAACACGGCACTCACCCAGATACCGGGCCACAAGGTCCACAGTGAGGAATTGTAGAACGGGCAGTGACGGGAGCCAATCGTGGAGTCATTCGAAGGGAAGGGGGAGGAACGAAATCACTTCATTCGCAGAACGGAAGGAATAGGGGATGGCTAGTCGAGAATAAACTTGGTCGGATCCAGCGCTTGACCGTTCTTCTTCACCATGTAATGAAGGTGCGGGCCTGTTGAAAGACCGGTGCTACCAACTAACGCCACAACATCGCCCCGCTTCACCCGCTGGCCTTCCTTCACCAAGGCCTTGGCCAGGTGTCCATACACTGTCTCAATGCCATATCCGTGGTCCAGCTTGACCATATTACCCATTTTTGAATCAAACGCGACCGTAATCACACGCCCGAGCGCTGGCGCCTGCACGGGGGAATTCGCCTGCGCTCCGATATCAAGACCATCGTGCCAGGCCGGCTTCTCAGTGAAGGGCGACACCCGAGGCCCAAACGCCGAAGTCACCCACCCGCGCACAGGCCAAATGGACGGAGTCGATGCCCATTGAGTCGAACGCTGCTCGGCAACTTGCGTCAGGCTTTCAAGAGCCTCCTCCTGCTGCTTCGCTTCCCGCACAAGGGCATCCAGGCTTTCGCGAACCTGTTGGGTAACCTCTTCGATGCTTTCCGTCGTGAAATCAACCTCAGACTGGTTGATATCGCGGGCATCAGAAACCTGCTGTCGCGATTCCACTCCGCCGGTAGCAGATCCAGCCCCCTGAACACTCGTCTTCCCGTCCGGCAAGGGGCCATCTTCACCGCCACGTCCGTTGGCCAGATCCCCAGCCGGCTTACTCGCATCAATTCCCAACATGACCCGGAGCCGCTGATTCACCTCACCCATGGTCGAAAGACGCTTTTTGAGATCATCAATTGCGGCGGAAAAGGCCGCAGTCTGCTCGCGCGCACCCATCGCCTCAGCCCGGAACGCCGATAGCTGCCATACTTCTCCGGTCCGAATCACATAATGAGAGACAACCAGCAGATCCGCCACAATAAGGATCGCCGCCAGAATGAGAAGCTTGCGCACGAACTTCCGTGGAAAACTAAACCGCAGGGGCTTGGAGGATGACCCTCGAAACACCACAACGGTATAGGCATCACTTGTTTCGGCTGTTTGCTGGCTCATAGAACGCTCTCCCCTTCACGGATTCAACCAAGAATTCAGCAACGGTCTTTTGCAGTGTACTGATCTCAGGCGCGCTGGTCAACCCTTAGTTTTAGGAATTTAGCTTATTAGAATCAACTACTTATGTGTCTCATTCCTGACCCATTCCAAGTAGGGCGCCGCCCCCGCAATGACCGGCAATGCGATGATCTCCGGGGTCGT from Nitrospira sp. encodes:
- a CDS encoding M23 family metallopeptidase, whose product is MSQQTAETSDAYTVVVFRGSSSKPLRFSFPRKFVRKLLILAAILIVADLLVVSHYVIRTGEVWQLSAFRAEAMGAREQTAAFSAAIDDLKKRLSTMGEVNQRLRVMLGIDASKPAGDLANGRGGEDGPLPDGKTSVQGAGSATGGVESRQQVSDARDINQSEVDFTTESIEEVTQQVRESLDALVREAKQQEEALESLTQVAEQRSTQWASTPSIWPVRGWVTSAFGPRVSPFTEKPAWHDGLDIGAQANSPVQAPALGRVITVAFDSKMGNMVKLDHGYGIETVYGHLAKALVKEGQRVKRGDVVALVGSTGLSTGPHLHYMVKKNGQALDPTKFILD